Genomic segment of Nocardiopsis mwathae:
TTCATCCCGACCGTCGGCACCTATATCGGGGGCGCGCTGCCGGTCCTGGTCGCGCTGCTGCACGGTCCGTTCGCCGCGCTGTGGCTGCTCCTGTTCATCACCCTCTACCAGCAGTTCGAGAACTACCTGCTGCAACCGAGGATCACCGCCCGGACCCTGGACATGCACCCCGCGGTCGCATTCGGCGCCGTCATCGCGGGCGCCGCCATCCTCGGAGCCCCCGGCGCACTGCTGGCGCTGCCGGTGGGGGCGAGCCTGCAGGCCTTCCTGGGCGTCTACATCCGGCGCTACGAGGTGGCCGAGCACCCCCTGCTCGACTCCGTCGAGGCGGAGGCCGAGCGGTCCGAGGAGAAGCCGTCCGAACGCACCGGCGCGCACACCCGCGAGACCAGGGAAAACGATAGTGCCGAGTGAAAAGGCGCAATCTACATCACAACGGCACCGCGTTTCCAGGGGTGCGCCGAAAAAGCTTTCCGCGACTCCGCTTTTTGGCCGTTGATGACGACAGTTTGTAGAACTCCTTCGGCCAATCGGTTCCCTCACGGGGGGTTCCCGTCGCATACTCCCTGGGGAGGGGGAGTGAAAGGATGAAGCGGGATCTCACCGCCCTGTGCTGCGAATGTGGCGCAATCCGTCAGGTCAGCGCACATAACGGCATCGGGGAAGCACAGTCCGCGTACGGCCTCGCGCGCTGCGTGGTCCGACGGGTGTGCCGGTCCTGCGGACGCCGGACCGACCACGCCTACCTTCGCGGCGACGACGACCGCGACGAGCTGGAGGACGCACTCAAACTCGACGACGCCCTCGCGGCCGAAGCCCTCGACGAGGAGGTCGAGCAGCTGCGGCTGTGCGGGATCGACATCGGCCACGCTCCCGTTCCGGCGATCTGGGACGGCCAGCCGGTGGGAATGGTCACCCAGCGGCTTTCCGACCGCTCGTACGCCATCGTGCTCGACCCGGAGTCCTCGGTGGTGGCCCGGCTCAAACTCATCGACATGATCTGGAACGAGCTGTCCATCGGCGACAACGACGACCGCTGGTACATCCAGCCCGCCGAGGACGACTCCCCCGGCTACGCCGTCCGTCTGTTCGGCTACCGGGTGCGCCGGTAGCGCCGTCCGTACCCTGGCCGACGATGGCCATGGACCGGCACCCGACGGTTCCGCTCGGCCCGACACCCGTTCCCGTGATCACCGCAGGGCGGGGGCCGCCGCGAGGCGGCGCAGGGCGGCGCGGGCGACGTCCGGATCGCTCGTGCCCCAGTAGGGCGGCAGTGAGGCGCGCAGGAAGCCGCCGTAACGGGCGGTGGCCAGGCGGGGGTCGAGGACCGCGACCACGCCGCGGTCGTCCATGGAGCGCAGCAGCCGCCCGGTGCCCTGGGCCAGCAGCAGTGCCGCGTGAGTGGCGGCCACGGCCATGAAGCCGTTGCCGCCGTGCGCGCCCACCGAGCGCTGCCGCGCCGAGGCCAGCGGGTCGTCGGGACGCGGGAACGGGATCCGGTCCACGATCACCAGCTGCAACGACGGTCCCGGGACGTCCACCCCCTGCCACAGCGACAGGGTGCCGAACAGGCAGGACGCCTCGTCCTCGGCGAAGCGGCGGACCAGCTGGCCGGTGGAATCGTCGCCCTGGCACAGGATCTCGAAGTCGAGCCGGTCCCGTAGCTCCTCGGCGGCCTGCGCGGCCGCGCGCATCGACGAGAACAGGCCGAGCGTGCGGCCGCCGGAGGCCTCGATCAGCTCGGCGATCTCGTCGATGTAGCGGGGGTCCAGGCCGTCACGGCCGGGGGTCGGCAGGTGCTTGGCGACGTACAGGATCCCGCTGCGGGCGTGGTCGAACGGCGACCCGACGTCCAGCGCCCGCCAGCGCGGCTCACCCGCCGAGGTGGGGTCCGGCTCGGCTCTCCCGGTGCCGTTCAGCTCCTCTACGCCCGGCACCGCGGCGGTGCCCGACGCGTTCAGGACGGTCTGCCGCCCCAGGCCCCACTGCATGGCCAGGGTGTCGAAGGAGCCGCCGAGGGACAGCGTGGCCGAGGTCAACACCGCCGTGCGGTCACCCCACAGCTTCTCGCGCAGCAGCCCGCCGACGCCCAGCGGGGCGACGTGAAGGCTCGGCGCCTGCTTGCCGCCCTTGGCCAGCCACACGACGTCGCGGCGGTCGCGCAGCGGGGGCTCGAACGACTCCAGGACGGCCACGGCGGCGTCGTGCACCTCCTCCAGCGCCGCCAAGGCGAGCTTGCGCGCGGTCGCGGACTCGGGATCCTGCTCGCCGTTCGCGGGGCCGATCGCGGTGACGCAGGTGTGCGCGGCGTCGCGGACGCCCGCGACCGCCCCGGCCAGGCCGTCGTCGATGTGGTCGATGCGGCCGGGCTCCATGTCGGCGAACATCAGGGCCAGGCCCTCGCCGGTCTCGGTCAGCCGCTCGGTCAGCCCTTCCTCGCACAGCCGCGCGGCACGCTTGGCGGCGGCGCCCACCGACCGCTCGCCCAGCGCCCGGGTGGCCACCGACGTCACGCGGTCGGTGAGCTCGTGCGCCTCGTCGACCACCAGGACCCGGTGCTCGGGCAGCAGCTGGTAGCCCTGCATGGCGCCGATGGCGAGCATGGCGTGGTTGGTGACGACGATGTCGACGCCGCCGGCGTCGGCCCGGGCCTGCTCGGCGAAGCACTCCTGGCCGAACGCGCAGGCGGCGGCGCCCACGCACTCGTTGGCCGACACCGACACCTGCCGCCAGGCGAGGTCGCCGACCCCGGGCACCAGTTCGTCGCGGTCGCCGGTGACGGTCTCCTCGGCCCACTCGTGCAGCCGCTTGACCTGGCGACCCAGCGAGGACAGCTGGTGCGGGTCGAACAGCTCGGCGTCCTCGGGCTCGGCGTCGGCGCCCTGCAGGCGCTGCCGGCACAGGTAGTTGCGCCGCCCCTTGAGGATGGCGAACGTGGGCTCGCGGCCGAGCAGCGGCGCCAGCGCCTCGGCGAGGCGCGGCAGGTCGCGCTCGATGAGCTGGCGCTGCAGGGCGATGGTGGCGGTGGAGACGACCACGGTGGTGTCGGTGCGCAGCGCATGGTGGACGGCGGGGACCAGGTAGGCCAGGGACTTGCCGGTGCCGGTTCCGGCCTGCACCACCAGGTGCTCCTCGGCCGTGATGGCCGCGTCGACCGCCGCGGCCATGGTCACCTGGCCGTCGCGGCGGGTGCCGCCGAGCGCGCGCACGGCGGCGTCCAACAGGGTTTCGACGTCGGGGATCTCAGCCACGCCGTCAAATGTAGTGCCCGGCGGGGACGGGCGTGCCGACCCTCCACAGATCCTCGGACCGCCCCGCCACAGGGTGCCGGGCGGTCACGCCCGTTCGAGCGTGGTGGTGACCTCGTCGTGCAGGAAGCAGAAGTGGTCGCGCACGTCGTGGCCGTCCTTCAGCGGGTTCGGGATGCTCCAGGCGGCGTCGGCGATCTCCCGGTCGCCGACTCGGATGTTCCAGTAGGACGCCCCGCCCTTGTACGGGCAGTAGGTGCGGGTGGTGCTGGGGGTGAGGAACTCGCGGCGCACGTCGTCCGGCGGCAGGTAGTGGCGGTTGGGCAGCCCGGTCTCGGAGAGCACCACGGGGTTGGCCGACAGCGCGACGACCGCCTCGCCCACCGAGATCCGGACCAGTGTGGA
This window contains:
- a CDS encoding DUF6315 family protein, producing the protein MKRDLTALCCECGAIRQVSAHNGIGEAQSAYGLARCVVRRVCRSCGRRTDHAYLRGDDDRDELEDALKLDDALAAEALDEEVEQLRLCGIDIGHAPVPAIWDGQPVGMVTQRLSDRSYAIVLDPESSVVARLKLIDMIWNELSIGDNDDRWYIQPAEDDSPGYAVRLFGYRVRR
- a CDS encoding ATP-dependent DNA helicase, which encodes MAEIPDVETLLDAAVRALGGTRRDGQVTMAAAVDAAITAEEHLVVQAGTGTGKSLAYLVPAVHHALRTDTTVVVSTATIALQRQLIERDLPRLAEALAPLLGREPTFAILKGRRNYLCRQRLQGADAEPEDAELFDPHQLSSLGRQVKRLHEWAEETVTGDRDELVPGVGDLAWRQVSVSANECVGAAACAFGQECFAEQARADAGGVDIVVTNHAMLAIGAMQGYQLLPEHRVLVVDEAHELTDRVTSVATRALGERSVGAAAKRAARLCEEGLTERLTETGEGLALMFADMEPGRIDHIDDGLAGAVAGVRDAAHTCVTAIGPANGEQDPESATARKLALAALEEVHDAAVAVLESFEPPLRDRRDVVWLAKGGKQAPSLHVAPLGVGGLLREKLWGDRTAVLTSATLSLGGSFDTLAMQWGLGRQTVLNASGTAAVPGVEELNGTGRAEPDPTSAGEPRWRALDVGSPFDHARSGILYVAKHLPTPGRDGLDPRYIDEIAELIEASGGRTLGLFSSMRAAAQAAEELRDRLDFEILCQGDDSTGQLVRRFAEDEASCLFGTLSLWQGVDVPGPSLQLVIVDRIPFPRPDDPLASARQRSVGAHGGNGFMAVAATHAALLLAQGTGRLLRSMDDRGVVAVLDPRLATARYGGFLRASLPPYWGTSDPDVARAALRRLAAAPALR